From Candidatus Methylomirabilota bacterium:
CGCCGTGGAGGCGATTGAAGGAACCGATGCCGCCATTCGCCGCGGCGGCCAACTCGGGAAGGGAAAGGTAGTGGTCGTCAAGGTGGGGCGTCCCGAACAGGATATGCGTTTCGATCTTCCGGTCATCGGGCCGGAGACTATGGTGGCCCTCGAAGATGCGGGTGCGACGGCGCTCGCCCTTGATGCCGATCATACCTTGATGCTCGATCGGGAAAAAGTGGTGGCGACGGCCGACCGGCTTGGGTTGGCGATTGTAGCGGACTAGCGGCTGGACGGCGGTCGGCCGTTAGCTGCCAGCGTAGGGGCATGGCTTGTCCTGCCCGAATAGGGCGCAGCAAGCGGCGTCCCTGCATCTCTGGCTGCAGACCGCTGACAGCCGTTTTGCTGACCCTAAAGGTGGGACAGATCAGATATGAATAACGGAAAGCCGGTTCGCGTAGGCGTGGTGGGTGTCGGCTATGTGGGACAGCACCACGCCAGGATCTATTCGGAACTGCCGGGCGTTGAGCTGGTCGGCGTGGTCGATATCGACGAGACTCGTCTGCAAGAGTTGGGGACGCGACACGGGATCGCATTGTGTCGCGATTACCGCGAGATTCTGGGAAAAGTAGATGCTGTCAGCGTGGCAGTGCCGACTCTGCTGCACTACCAGATCGCGAAGGAATGTCTGGAACGCGGAGTGGACGTTCTGGTGGAGAAACCGATTGCGCAGTCCCTCGCTCAAGCCGACGAACTGGTTGAGATTGCGAAGGTTGACGATCGAATCTTCCAGGTCGGTCATATCGAGCGATTCAACGGCGCGGTCAAGGCACTCGAGGCCGTTGTGAGGAGTCCCGGCTTCATCGAGTGCCACCGTCTTGGCCCCTTCGCCCATCGCAACACGGATGTTGATGTCGTTCTCGATCTGATGATCCATGATATTGACATTGTGCTGAACCTGATCAAGTCGCCTGTCACCGCAGTAACGGCTGTTGGTGTTCCGGTGATCTCAGATCAGGTGGACATTGCCAATGCTCGGCTCCAGTTTGAGTCTGGGTGTGTCGCGAATCTGACTGCCAGCCGGGTAAGCATCGAGCGGGTCCGGCGGATACGGATCTTTCAGCGTGACACCTTCATCTCCCTTGACTACTCCCAGCAAGAGATTACAGTCTACCATCGTATCCCGGGGACGAGCGAGACGGCTATGGAAGCCACCCCAACGATCGTGAAGGAAGAGATCCCCATTGATAAGGCGGAGCCGCTTCGCGTCGAGATCGAAAGCTTTATCGAGTGCGTCCGGGCCAGAAAACGACCTCTGGTATCAGGGGAGGAGGGCCGGGACGCCCTGAAAGTGGCCTCTCAGATTATGGAGCGATTGTAGGCCAGATGCGGGACGGCCGAATCCTGATCGTCGCGGGGGAGTCCTCAGGAGATCTGCATGCCGCCGGTGTCGTTGCCGAGTTGCGACGGCGCGCCCCGTACCTGACTATAGAAGGAATTGGAGGAGATCGGATGCGCCAGGCGGGTGTCCGCCTCCACGCGCATGCGGGCGACCTGGCTGTAGTCGGCCTCGTCGAGGTAGCCGCCAGGCTTCCCGCCATCTGGCAGGCGTACCGGAACATGATCCGATGCTTACGCGATCGGCGCCCGGATCTGGTGATCCTTGTGGATTTTCCGGACTTTAACCTGAGGTTGGCCCGCCGGGCATTCCGACTTGGCATCCCAGTGGTCTACTTTATCAGTCCGCAGGTGTGGGCTTGGCGTGCGGGCCGGATACGGTCGATCGCGAAGTATGTCCGACGGCTTCTGGTTATCTTTCCCTTCGAGGAAGGTTTCTATCGTGAGAGAGGGGTCGAGGCCTTGTATGTCGGTCATCCACTCCTGGATCGACTAACGTCTCCACCATCAATGGATGAGGCGCGTCGCCGTCTGGATCTGGAGGGGGCGGCTCCGGTATTGGGGCTTCTGCCGGGCAGTCGCGTGAGTGAGATTACGCGGCATCTCCCTCTCTTACTGAGATCGGCTAAGCAACTGATGACGGAGCGGTCGGATCTGCGCGTGATTATCGCCGCGGCTGACGGGCTTCCCCTCGACCTCATCGGGTCCTACTTGAATCGAGAGGGTGTTTCCGCAAGAGTTGTACAGGGGCGAACGTATGAGGTCATGGCTGCCTCGGACCTGGTCCTTGTGGCTTCAGGTACCGCCACCCTGGAGGCAGCAATTATCGGTACCCCCATGGTGATCGTGTATCGCCTTGCGTTTCTCTCATGGCTGCTGGGCCGCTTGTTGATCAGGGTTCCGTACATCGGCATGGTGAATCTGGTGGCGGGACGACAAGTTGCGCCTGAGCTGATTCAATTTCACGCGACGCCGGAGCGGATCACTGACGAAGCGCGCCGGCTGCTCCTGTCGGCGGAGCAACGTCGTCAAACGCGGCAGGATCTCCAGCACATGCGTGATCGATTGGGGCCGCCGGGAGCGCTGGGCCGAACGGTAGATGCGATCCTTGAGTGCTTGCAGTCCGGCGCCCTGGAGGAGATGGCGGTCCAGAGAGGGTAATGGGGAAGTCACCCTTGTCCCGAGCGGTCGTAGCGCTCAGGGAAGATCGCCGTGTTCTGCGTGTTGTCCCATGGCTTGCTGCGAGGTTGATGCAGTGGCTGTTTCGGCTGCTTCGGGTTGTTCATGTGGGCCGCGCGTACCCGGAACGCTGCTGGGCAAGGGGGGAACGGATCATTGTGGCCTTCTGGCACGGCCGGCTTCTGATGATGCCGTTTGTCTATCCTGGGAAACCCGGAGCGATTCTCATCAGCCAGCATCGGGATGGCGAGTATATCAGCCGAATCGCAACACTGCTTGGCTTCGAGGTAATTCGGGGCTCGGCAACACGGGGCGGGATGCGCGCCTTCAAGCAGATGATTCGCGCCATCAAAGGAAGGCTGAATCTGGTGATCACGCCGGATGGCCCAAAGGGACCGCGAGCAAAGGTCAAGTCCGGTGTCATCGAGGTGGCAAGACTGACGGGGGCCCCTATTGTGCCGGTAAGCTTCAGCACGTCGCGACGCCGGTTCCTGAAAAGCTGGGATGCCTTCCTTCTCCCGGTCCCGTTCTCCCGCGCCGTATACGTCTGGGGGGAACCGATGTATGTGCCTCGGACGGCGACCAAAGATGAAGTGGTAAAGCATCAGGAAGCCCTCGAAGAGCGTCTCGATCTGCTCACGATGAAGGCCGATAATTACTTCAGGACGGATCTGTGACGACCGGTAGGTCAGGATGTATTCTGCCTACTCCCTCCTGCTGACTCTCGTTCTAATTGCCTGGTCACCTTTCGTCCTTTTGAGGATCATTCGACGCTCCTACTACCGGGAAGGGTGGCGGGAGCGTTTGGGTCGTTACCCCGAGGCGCTGCGCTCGCAGCGACAAGCGGTTCAGCCCGTCTGGATACATGCCGTCTCGGTAGGAGAGGTCAGCGCCGCGTCCATTCTGGCGAATCTCTGGACGGTTCGCCGGCCGACGCTTCCGCTCGTTGTCTCGACGGTTACTGAAACCGGACGACAGGTCGCCAGACGTTCGCTGCCTCAGGCGGCGGCGGTGGTGTACTTCCCGATCGATCTTCCGATGGTCGTGCATCGAGCCCTGGCTACGGTGAGACCTCGCCTCGTCCTTCTCACAGAGACGGAAATCTGGCCGAATTTTCTCCGTAAATGTGCGGCCTCGAAGGTTCCGGTCGCCATCATCAATGGTCGGCTGTCGGAGCGCTCATTTTCACGCTACCGCCTCGTCAGACCCTTTATGCGTCGGGTCCTTCAGTGC
This genomic window contains:
- a CDS encoding Gfo/Idh/MocA family oxidoreductase — encoded protein: MNNGKPVRVGVVGVGYVGQHHARIYSELPGVELVGVVDIDETRLQELGTRHGIALCRDYREILGKVDAVSVAVPTLLHYQIAKECLERGVDVLVEKPIAQSLAQADELVEIAKVDDRIFQVGHIERFNGAVKALEAVVRSPGFIECHRLGPFAHRNTDVDVVLDLMIHDIDIVLNLIKSPVTAVTAVGVPVISDQVDIANARLQFESGCVANLTASRVSIERVRRIRIFQRDTFISLDYSQQEITVYHRIPGTSETAMEATPTIVKEEIPIDKAEPLRVEIESFIECVRARKRPLVSGEEGRDALKVASQIMERL
- the lpxB gene encoding lipid-A-disaccharide synthase yields the protein MRDGRILIVAGESSGDLHAAGVVAELRRRAPYLTIEGIGGDRMRQAGVRLHAHAGDLAVVGLVEVAARLPAIWQAYRNMIRCLRDRRPDLVILVDFPDFNLRLARRAFRLGIPVVYFISPQVWAWRAGRIRSIAKYVRRLLVIFPFEEGFYRERGVEALYVGHPLLDRLTSPPSMDEARRRLDLEGAAPVLGLLPGSRVSEITRHLPLLLRSAKQLMTERSDLRVIIAAADGLPLDLIGSYLNREGVSARVVQGRTYEVMAASDLVLVASGTATLEAAIIGTPMVIVYRLAFLSWLLGRLLIRVPYIGMVNLVAGRQVAPELIQFHATPERITDEARRLLLSAEQRRQTRQDLQHMRDRLGPPGALGRTVDAILECLQSGALEEMAVQRG
- a CDS encoding lysophospholipid acyltransferase family protein; the protein is MGKSPLSRAVVALREDRRVLRVVPWLAARLMQWLFRLLRVVHVGRAYPERCWARGERIIVAFWHGRLLMMPFVYPGKPGAILISQHRDGEYISRIATLLGFEVIRGSATRGGMRAFKQMIRAIKGRLNLVITPDGPKGPRAKVKSGVIEVARLTGAPIVPVSFSTSRRRFLKSWDAFLLPVPFSRAVYVWGEPMYVPRTATKDEVVKHQEALEERLDLLTMKADNYFRTDL